A genome region from Panthera uncia isolate 11264 chromosome A3 unlocalized genomic scaffold, Puncia_PCG_1.0 HiC_scaffold_11, whole genome shotgun sequence includes the following:
- the BFSP1 gene encoding filensin isoform X2 yields the protein MLERLNKEADEALLHNLRLQIEAQFLQDDISAAKDRYKKNLLEIQTYVTILQQIVQTTPQASAITSGMREEKLLTEREAAVLQSQLEEGREVVSLLQAQRAELQAQTAALEQAIKDAHECYDDEIQLYNEQIESLRKEIEETERSLERSSYDCRQLVVAQQTLKNELERYHRIIENEGNRLSSAFIETPVTLFTPSHGTFLSSRLGGKDLTRAVQDITTAKPRQKGLPKNIPRKKEIIAKDKADESLEDIPLKGPEDTKLVQVVPKEEGESKLESGAEEASLPTPEGAPEDVPDGGQISKAFGKLFKKVKDKVKSPKEPEPPADLYTKGRYVLVSGDASYVDPGFCSFSIPAKGGVVISIEDDSVHRDSAVEPSPEPPGPPVENGQGDLQEKEGGKAPNQHTADKENEISAEEPKGPGEKHDDQKEEKEEEEEEEEESKGPCPVITPGPEGPSTPQSQRPGVGQGGSGGHTARSSDAQERSPPRTLAYEKVEVMESIEKFSTESIQTYEETAVIVETMIGKTKANKKKSGEKSS from the exons GAAGCTGATGAAGCCTTACTGCATAACCTGCGCCTTCAGATCGAAGCCCAGTTTCTGCAGGACGATATCAGTGCAGCAAAGGACAGGTACAAAAAG AATCTTCTGGAAATTCAGACCTATGTCACCATCCTGCAGCAGATTGTCCAGACCACCCCTCAAGCATCTGCCATTACAAGTGGGATGAGGGAG GAGAAGCTCCTGACGGAACGAGAAGCCGCTGTCCTGCAGAGCCAGCTGGAGGAGGGCCGGGAGGTAGTGTCCCTTCTGCAGGCACAGAGAGCCGAGCTGCAGGCCCAG ACAGCGGCCCTGGAACAGGCTATTAAAGATGCCCACGAGTGTTACGATGACGAGATTCAGCTCTATAACGAGCAGATCGAAAGCCTGCGGAAGGAGATTGAGGAGACTGAGAGGAGCCTGGAGAGGTCTTCCTATGACTGCCGGCAGCTGGTGGTCGCCCAGCAGACCCTGAAGAACGAGCTGGAGCGGTACCACCGGATCATTGAGAACGAAGGCAACAG GCTGAGCTCTGCCTTCATTGAAACTCCTGTCACCCTGTTCACCCCAAGCCATGGAACCTTTCTCAGCTCTCGGCTTGGTGGGAAAG atCTCACTAGGGCTGTGCAGGATATAACAACAGCAAAACCAAGACAGAAAGGTCTCCCCAAGAACATTCCAAGGAAAAAGGAGATTATAGCTAAAGACAAAGCTGATGAGAGTCTGGAAGACATACCACTGAAAGGTCCAGAAGACACAAAGCTGGTGCAGGTGGTACCCAAAGAAGAAGGTGAGTCTAAGCTTGAATCAGGAGCCGAAGAAGCCAGTCTCCCAACCCCAGAAGGGGCTCCAGAAGACGTGCCAGATGGAGGGCAGATAAGCAAAGCCTTTGGGAAACTGTTCAAGAAGGTCAAAGACAAAGTGAAAAGCCCCAAAGAACCCGAGCCTCCGGCTGACCTCTACACCAAAGGGCGGTACGTGCTGGTTTCTGGGGATGCCAGTTATGTGGACCCTGGGTTCTGTTCCTTCTCCATCCCAGCCAAAGGCGGAGTGGTTATTTCCATTGAGGATGACTCTGTACATCGCGACAGCGCTGTGGAGCCTTCTCCTGAGCCGCCCGGGCCCCCTGTGGAGAATGGACAGGGGGACCTTCAGGAGAAGGAAGGCGGAAAGGCACCTAACCAGCATACTGCCGACAAGGAGAATGAGATTAGTGCCGAAGAACCGAAAGGGCCTGGGGAGAAACATGATgaccagaaggaagagaaggaagaggaggaggaggaggaggaggagtccaAGGGGCCCTGTCCCGTGATCACACCTGGTCCAGAGGGACCATCTACACCCCAGTCGCAAAGGCCTGGGGTCGGTCAGGGTGGATCTGGGGGGCACACGGCTAGGAGCAGTGATGCACAGGAGAGAAGTCCGCCCAGGACTTTGGCATATGAGAAGGTGGAAGTGATGGAATCCATTGAGAAGTTTTCCACGGAGAGCATCCAGACGTATGAAGAAACGGCTGTCATCGTGGAGACCATGATTGGGAAGACGAAGGCAAACAAGAAGAAATCGGGAGAGAAGAGCTCTTAA